A single window of Drosophila suzukii chromosome 3, CBGP_Dsuzu_IsoJpt1.0, whole genome shotgun sequence DNA harbors:
- the LOC108013918 gene encoding Golgi-associated plant pathogenesis-related protein 1-like: protein MYPYKIVVLFLAVFKLNCICLGDIVTAKSVWKEHNDLRESDGMPKLSLSKKLSKDCEDYAKHLATLNIPDQQLFEYLTDDRVDRAKFKDHIAYPISDEKKIHYIENICEFSFRSCVSEWYDMGKDSYDPRDDTDTNTDADTLTDMEKALTDKYTALIWKSSKEMGVGIAPKYPGTKNLRKIMVVRYSPPGNVRGKYEENVPEPGDSEYLKEETTTMSKACGKKSYIFAVLVSFQTLTHWFP from the exons ATGTATCCGTACAAAATTGTCGTTCTATTTTTGGCTGTTTTTAAG CTCAACTGTATTTGTTTGGGCGATATTGTGACAGCGAAATCTGTTTGGAAAGAGCACAATGACCTTAGAGAATCGGATGGTATGCCAAAATTATCCTTGTCTAAAAAGCTGAGTAAAGATTGCGAAGATTATGCAAAG CATCTAGCTACATTGAATATCCCAGACCAACAATTATTCGAGTATCTGACTGATGATAGAGTAGACCGTGCCAAGTTCAAGGATCACATAGCTTATCCCATATCGGATGAAAAGAAAATCCATTATATAGAAAATATATGCGAGTTTAGTTTCAGATCTTGTGTTAGCGAGTGGTATGATATGGGAAAAGATTCATATGATCCGCGTGACGACACGGATACAAATACGGATGCGGATACGCTAACGGATATGGAAAAAGCTCTTACTGATAAGTACACTGCACTCATATGGAAATCATCTAAAGAAATGGGAGTGGGTATAGCTCCAAAATACCCAGG gactaaaaatttaaggaaaataaTGGTCGTTAGGTATTCTCCACCTGGCAATGTGCGTGGCAAGTACGAAGAAAACGTACCAGAACCTGGAGATTCAGAGTATTTGAAAGAAGAAACTACCACTATGTCAAAAGCATGCGGAAAGAAATCCTATATATTTGCTGTATTAGTTAGTTTTCAAACACTTACACATTGGTTTccataa
- the Irbp18 gene encoding CCAAT/enhancer-binding protein homolog 2: MPAKRRTASAASTSKNSDSPLSPRSDDPAYQEKRKKNNEAVQRTREKTKKSAEERKKRIDELRKQNDALKVQIEQGEKHISTLRDLIIQGEKTEDGHRIIQEILAGPDPDDND, encoded by the exons ATGCCGGCCAAGAGGAGGACTGCAAGTGCGGCGTCGACCAGCAAAAATAGCGATTCCCCGTTGAGTCCACGGTCAGACGATCCAGCGTACCAAGAAAAGAGAAAGAAAAACAATGAG GCTGTACAGCGCACACGCGAAAAGACCAAGAAGTCGGCCGAGGAACGGAAGAAACGCATCGACGAGCTGAGAAAGCAAAACGACGCCCTAAAAGTCCAGATAGAGCAGGGCGAAAAGCATATATCCACACTGAGAGATCTGATCATTCAGGGCGAGAAAACGGAGGACGGCCACCGCATCATCCAGGAGATTCTCGCCGGACCGGATCCAGATGACAATGACTAA
- the LOC108013897 gene encoding probable transcription-associated protein 1 — protein sequence MRPILALSLVVLAALVALSSQATTSDPSSSSTTSDTATTATTTTTTTTTTTTTDATTTTTTAATTEATRRRHRRRHRRRRIVIIRRGGGERRRRERDGDDDGGRVVRRIRVRERRVGRRFARN from the coding sequence ATGCGTCCTATTCTTGCGCTATCCCTGGTCGTCCTGGCCGCTCTGGTTGCCCTGTCATCGCAAGCAACTACCAGTGACCCCTCTTCCTCCTCCACGACATCCGACACCGCGACCACAGCGACCACCAcgaccaccaccaccaccaccaccaccaccactgacgccaccaccaccaccaccactgcCGCCACCACCGAGGCGACCAGGAGAAGGCATCGTCGCAGGCACCGCAGGAGGAGGATCGTCATCATCCGACGAGGTGGAGGAGAGAGGCGCCGCAGGGAACGCGATGGCGATGATGATGGCGGTCGTGTCGTGAGGCGCATCCGCGTGCGTGAGCGCCGAGTCGGTCGCCGCTTCGCCCGCAACTAA
- the LOC118877284 gene encoding uncharacterized protein produces MDEVFSLHMEKLDVYDVLLLAGILSVIILICI; encoded by the exons ATGGACGAGGTCTTCAGCCTGCACATGGAAAAGCTGGACGTTTACGACG TCCTCCTCTTGGCCGGCATCCTCTCCGTGATAATTCTGATCTGTATTTag
- the LOC108013898 gene encoding probable transcription-associated protein 1 yields MRPILALSLVVLAALVALSSQATTSDPSSSSTTSDTATTATTTTTTTTTTTTTDATTTTTTAATTEATRRRHRRRHRRRRIVIIRRGGGERRRRERDGDDDGGRVVRRIRVRERRVGRRFARN; encoded by the coding sequence ATGCGTCCTATTCTTGCGCTATCCCTGGTCGTCCTGGCCGCTCTGGTTGCCCTGTCATCGCAAGCAACTACCAGTGACCCCTCTTCCTCCTCCACGACATCCGACACCGCGACCACAGCGACCACCAcgaccaccaccaccaccaccaccaccaccactgacgccaccaccaccaccaccactgcCGCCACCACCGAGGCGACCAGGAGAAGGCATCGTCGCAGGCACCGCAGGAGGAGGATCGTCATCATCCGACGAGGTGGAGGAGAGAGGCGCCGCAGGGAACGCGATGGCGATGATGATGGCGGTCGTGTCGTGAGGCGCATCCGCGTGCGTGAACGCCGAGTCGGTCGACGCTTCGCCCGCAACTAA
- the LOC108013919 gene encoding uncharacterized protein: MSKGNQPNFSKIWDLGKWNSRDIKHYSSISRIQKQLRIGNWEYLCQHPEIRAIIRVILHQALNAKPKPDNLRKFVAELFNCGQNPLLVPMINTQLKYVKDQLHRGRWSQFDAEMLFMESPSTHSLLSTASEDSNVHPVLTYALVFKKPDECGIDKPPF, from the exons ATGTCGAAAGGGAATCAGCCAAACTTTAGTAAGATCTGGGATCTCGGAAAGTGGAATTCGCGGGACATTAAGCACTACAGCTCCATATCACGCATTCAAAAACAGCTTCGCATTGGAAACTGGGAATATCTCTGCCAGCATCCAGAG ATACGTGCCATAATCCGGGTTATCCTGCACCAGGCCCtcaatgcaaagccaaaaccAGATAATCTCCGAAAGTTTGTGGCCGAATTGTTCAACTGCGGACAGAACCCGTTGTTAGTGCCTATG ATAAATACCCAGTTGAAGTACGTAAAGGATCAGTTACATCGGGGCCGCTGGAGTCAGTTTGATGCTGAGATGCTCTTTATGGAGAGTCCTTCGACACACTCGCTCCTATCAACGGCCTCCGAGGACAGCAATGTCCATCCTGTCCTCACTTATGCCCTTGTGTTTAAAAAACCCGATGAGTGCGGCATCGATAAGCCCCCATTTTAG
- the LOC118877204 gene encoding uncharacterized protein, with protein sequence MRLLLVLTVLVVAVFLTSVHCASSASDTSDLGSTEYDESDSSSGSVSDSEIASTTSTTTTTTTTTKAPVTHRIHRRRRRTIRRTIRRREAEGRRRRG encoded by the coding sequence ATGAGGCTCCTTCTCGTACTTACTGTGCTCGTGGTGGCCGTCTTCCTGACCTCCGTTCACTGCGCCTCCTCCGCCTCCGACACATCCGACTTGGGATCGACAGAATATGATGAGTCTGACAGCTCCAGTGGTTCTGTCTCCGACTCGGAAATAGCCTCCACGACATCCACCAcgaccaccaccaccaccaccacaaaaGCTCCTGTGACCCACAGGATTCATCGCCGAAGACGCCGCACCATCAGGAGAACCATACGGAGGCGAGAAGCCGAAGGAAGACGTCGACGTGGTTAA
- the Elo68beta gene encoding very long chain fatty acid elongase 4, translated as MASDSNNTKIGSYSYPFADLADERTRNWPLVESPWNVPALLALYLLMVAYGPKWTARYKPLQLRVPLFCHSLAMAFLNAYICLELFTATRALDYSLSCQPCRVSYSPHEMRIAAAFWWFYISKILEFADTAFFILRHKWTQLSFLHVYHHSTMFVFCWIFVKWLPTGSTYVPTMINSFVHIIMYSYYAMSVLGPRIQKFLWWKRYLTGLQLLQFTTVLLWASQLVLRGCEYGTWLTPVGAAYMVPFLYMFGRFYVEKYKVSTAAKKAE; from the exons ATGGCGTCCGATAGCAACAATACGAAAATTGGCAGCTATTCGTATCCGTTTGCGGACTTGGCGGATGAGCGGACGCGGAATTGGCCACTGGTTGAGTCGCCTTGGAACGTACCCGCCCTGCTGGCCCTCTACTTGCTGATGGTGGCCTACGGGCCCAAATGGACAGCCAG GTACAAGCCGCTGCAGTTGAGGGTGCCCCTGTTTTGCCACAGTTTAGCCATGGCCTTCCTAAATGCCTATATCTGTCTGGAACTCTTCACGGCAACGCGGGCCCTCGACTATAGCCTCAGCTGTCAGCCGTGTCGGGTGAGCTATAGCCCACATGAAATGCGG ATTGCCGCGGCCTTTTGGTGGTTTTACATCTCAAAAATACTGGAATTCGCCGACACGGCTTTCTTTATCCTGCGCCACAAGTGGACGCAGCTGAGCTTCCTGCATGTGTACCACCACAGCACCATGTTTGTCTTCTGCTGGATCTTCGTCAAGTGGTTGCCGACGGGTTCGA CTTATGTACCAACTATGATTAACTCCTTCGTTCACATCATAATGTACAGCTATTATGCTATGAGTGTACTGGGTCCTCGCATTCAGAAGTTTCTCTGGTGGAAGCGCTACTTAACTGGCCTCCAGCTGCTGCAGTTTACCACAGTCTTGTTGTGGGCATCACAGCTAGTTCTCCGAGGCTGCGAGTACGGAACCTGGCTAACCCCGGTTGGAGCAGCCTATATGGTTCCATTCCTATATATGTTCGGTAGATTCTATGTAGAAAAATACAAGGTATCCACAGCCGCCAAGAAAGCTGAgtaa
- the APP-BP1 gene encoding nedd8-activating enzyme E1 regulatory subunit, which translates to MSSPAPKSPELSDKSKKYDRQIRLWGEHGQTLLEAATICLVNVTAVGCETVKGLVLPGIGGFTVADGSTVKEEDLGNNFFLDSSYLGKSKAFACMQLLQELNPDVNGDYVDESADYILGNRPNFFDSFDLVIASNLNEQTLLLLAERLWEVNVPFIYCRSLGMLGTIRLQLREHCIVEAHPDNRQFDLRLEHPFDALREHLEGTEVTSKVPWLLVLHKYLNVWQKQQADGAQTPRNYKEKNQLRETIREEMKADEENHEEAIKAVNTAFGAGQVPKSLKAIFEDDACEQLNKKSSVFWIMAKALKHFVIHENGGHLPLPGVLPDMTANTDSYIALQHVYRQQALQDADQVYHKCQDYLKQLALPADSIDERSVRLICREAAGLAVIRGTRIAEEYEKSSRLLQLVEDNELQGNLTAYNFALRAYERFLSECGNIPGECIVEQDIGRLKSIAAKMLGDLGMHATISDDVLHEICRYGGAELHAVSAFIGGCAAQEVIKIITKQYKPIDNTFIYNAITTESVTLKL; encoded by the exons ATGTCTTCGCCAGCGCCCAAATCACCGGAACTTTCGGATAAAAGCAAGAAATATGATAGACAAATCAG GCTGTGGGGCGAGCATGGACAGACGCTTTTGGAAGCGGCCACAATCTGTTTGGTGAATGTTACGGCCGTGGGCTGTGAAACTGTGAAAGGATTGGTCCTACCTGGCATCGGAGGCTTCACGGTGGCCGATGGAAGCACCGTCAAGGAGGAGGATCTGGGCAACAA TTTCTTCCTGGACTCCAGCTATCTGGGCAAGTCCAAGGCTTTTGCCTGCATGCAGCTCCTCCAGGAACTGAATCCAGATGTAAACGGCGATTATGTGGACGAGAGTGCCGACTATATATTGGGCAACAGGCCCAACTTCTTCGACAGCTTCGACTTGGTGATCGCCTCCAATCTGAATGAACAGACTTTGCTCCTTCTAGCCGAACGTTTGTGGGAGGTCAATGTGCCATTCATATACTGCCGATCCCTGGGGATGCTGGGCACCATTCGCCTGCAATTACGGGAGCACTGCATCGTAGAGGCGCATCCGGATAACAGGCAGTTCGATCTGCGCCTGGAGCATCCGTTTGATGCTCTGCGGGAGCACCTCGAAGGCACCGAAGTGACCAGCAAGGTGCCCTGGTTACTGGTGCTCCACAAATACCTGAATGTTTGGCAGAAGCAACAGGCGGACGGGGCCCAAACGCCACGAAATTACAAGGAGAAAAACCAATTGAGGGAGACAATCCGGGAGGAGATGAAGGCGGATGAGGAGAACCACGAAGAGGCAATCAAGGCGGTAAATACGGCATTTGGAGCGGGCCAGGTTCCCAAGAGCCTCAAAGCCATTTTCGAGGATGATGCCTGTGAACAGCTTAACAAGAAG AGCAGCGTCTTCTGGATCATGGCCAAGGCCCTTAAGCACTTCGTGATACATGAGAACGGGGGCCATCTGCCGCTGCCTGGCGTTCTGCCCGACATGACGGCTAACACGGACTCGTACATCGCCCTGCAGCACGTCTACCGGCAACAGGCGCTGCAGGATGCCGACCAGGTGTACCACAAGTGCCAGGACTACCTCAAGCAGCTGGCCCTGCCCGCCGACAGCATTGATGAGAGAAGTGTGCGGCTGATTTGCCGGGAAGCGGCCGGATTGGCGGTCATAAGGGGCACTCGCATTGCGGAGGAATACGAGAAGAGCAGTCGCCTGCTGCAACTAG TTGAGGACAACGAGCTGCAGGGCAATCTAACCGCCTACAATTTTGCGCTTCGTGCCTACGAGCGTTTCCTCAGTGAGTGCGGCAACATTCCCGGCGAGTGCATCGTGGAGCAGGACATTGGACGCTTGAAGAGCATTGCCGCCAAGATGCTGGGCGATTTGGGCATGCATGCCACCATCAGCGACGATGTGCTGCACGAGATTTGTCGATACGGCGGAGCCGAGTTGCATGCGGTCTCGGCTTTCATAG GTGGCTGTGCTGCCCAGGAGGTGATCAAGATCATTACCAAACAATACAAGCCCATCGATAATACTTTTATATACAATGCTATAACCACTGAAAGTGTCACGTTGAAGCTATAA
- the LOC108020673 gene encoding uncharacterized protein, translating to MELKHRRCCFRRSASSCLMTPMRTRSSRISSSESQSAEVTKPGIESITSPTTSNTLGKPKKSKGLFSFLFGKRVRKSKKEDLLRSHNSSFEEQDVRKLIRLYCKHDNLYNPKNLYFGNKEIDEDCYNDMMRSFPGKSSSQLRSCIEELRILFEREYTIIERARRKYGEILTPSIRYYNEFLFLVPHIRNDFDSGTSLLSSRILPSTDLKNQMVTTEMLCQKLTNFPGFPLAAFPGNVLLKRLKKTNRQGETREAQEVDQKEDQITEQESLEKKKPSDHKDEVKENISEQKVEVMEKTSEHESQVKDQEDQQQKVTFSPSSEQKSIDYSEEGSQQNKTTSNISTQSSYYVNEQNLKTTDLTCSCRSETLDSPQKPVACPWRPENTPCVPKCRGAVSSSTHTYIACPWQPEKAPTVSETKVDPTESCPKSDAMDETKPSTQSGNSQQVQMLCDMIRTELSTAPDFIYFDAKWRIIEILREVHKRQLVHQKAMPQHNPHRPIPPQKRICGEPYVMPKNQKYKSDRNPQEKGSPRICDQINTMELDELISSSKLLKHWPSFLLCLGLVWMIKKVFYKRNRGPQRYTLKEPVEKVEDWEDNDDALQPALEEKPHVAFVPGENLNPNGADRFYKLIQGRRSIRSFKSHPKPDLSVIEDCIRAAGTAPSGAHTEPWTYCVVENADIKQTIREIVEQEEFINYSQRMHLQWVTDLRPLQTNHVKEYLTDAPYLVLIFKQTYGLTGTGKRKRHYYNEISTSISAGILLCALQAAGLSSLVTTPLNCGPALRNLLQRPVNEKLLILLPVGYPKDDCTVPDLERKILSDFMITF from the exons ATGGAACTAAAACACAGGCGCTGTTGCTTCAGGCGTTCCGCTTCGAGTTGCCTAATGACGCCAATGCGTACCCGGTCCTCCAGGATCAGCTCCAGCGAAAGCCAGTCGGCAGAAGTCACTAAACCTGGTATAGAATCCATAACTTCCCCTACAACATCCAATACCCTGGGGAAACCGAAAAAGTCCAAGGGActattttcatttttgtttgGAAAACGAGTCCGTAAGTCCAAGAAGGAGGACCTTTTAAGGAGCCACAACTCTTCTTTCGAGGAACAAGATGTTAGGAAGCTAATTCGTCTCTACTGCAAACATGACAACCTGTACAACCCAAAAAACCTCTACTTCGGTAACAAAGAGATCGATGAGGATTGCTATAATGATATGATGCGCTCTTTTCCGGGAAAAAGCAGCTCCCAACTGAGATCCTGTATCGAAGAGTTAAGGATTCTGTTCGAGCGGGAATATACCATTATTGAAAGAGCAAGGAGGAAATATGGTGAAATATTGACGCCCTCCATTCGCTACTACAACGAGTTTCTTTTTTTGGTGCCCCATATCCGCAACGATTTCGATAGTGGAACCAGTTTGCTGTCTTCCAGAATACTTCCTTCCACGGATCTTAAAAACCAGATGGTCACCACGGAGATGTTGTGCCAGAAACTTACTAACTTTCCTGGTTTTCCTTTAGCTGCGTTTCCCGGAAACGTTTTACTGAAGAGGCTTAAAAAAACTAATAGACAAGGGGAAACCCGGGAGGCTCAGGAGGTGGATCAGAAGGAAGACCAGATCACCGAGCAGGAGAGTCTagagaaaaaaaaacccaGTGATCATAAAGATGAGGTGAAGGAAAATATCAGTGAGCAAAAAGTTGAGGTGATGGAAAAAACCAGTGAACACGAAAGTCAAGTGAAGGATCAGGAGGATCAGCAGCAGAAGGTCACCTTTTCCCCTTCCTCGGAGCAGAAATCCATCGATTACAGTGAAGAAGGATCCCAGCAAAATAAAACCACCTCCAATATATCCACCCAATCGTCGTACTACGTCAATGAGCAGAATCTGAAAACCACCGACTTGACCTGCTCCTGTCGATCGGAAACATTGGATTCCCCTCAAAAACCAGTGGCCTGCCCTTGGCGACCGGAAAACACGCCGTGTGTGCCCAAATGTCGAGGAGCAGTTTCAAGTTCTACCCACACATATATTGCATGTCCCTGGCAGCCGGAAAAGGCACCTACCGTGTCCGAAACTAAAGTAGATCCCACGGAATCCTGTCCAAAATCGGATGCCATGGACGAAACGAAGCCCTCTACTCAGTCTGGGAATAGCCAGCAAGTGCAGATGCTTTGCGATATGATACGAACCGAACTGAGCACTGCTCCTGATTTTATATACTTCGATGCCAAGTGGCGGATCATAGAGATCTTGAGGGAGGTGCACAAGCGGCAGTTGGTTCATCAGAAAGCCATGCCGCAGCACAATCCCCACCGACCGATACCGCCACAAAAACGAATCTGTGGAGAACCTTATGTCATGCCCAAAAATCAGAAATACAAATCGGATAGAAACCCCCAAGAAAAAGGATCCCCGCGGATTTGCGATCAAATCAA CACCATGGAATTGGACGAACTGATCAGCAGTTCCAAGCTGCTTAAACATTGGCCAAGTTTTCTTCTCTGTTTGGGGCTGGTTTGGATGATTAAAAAAGTGTTTTATAAGAGGAACCGAGGACCCCAAAGATATACTTTGAAGGAGCCAGTCGAGAAGG TTGAGGATTGGGAAGATAACGATGATGCACTGCAGCCTGCCCTGGAGGAGAAGCCCCATGTGGCCTTTGTCCCCGGTGAGAATCTCAATCCAAATGGAGCAGATCGCTTCTATAAGCTGATTCAAGGACGTCGCAGCATTCGCTCCTTTAAAAGTCATCCCAAACCAGATCTCAGCGTTATAGAGGACTGCATCCGAGCAGCGGGaacagctcccagtggagcACATACGGAACCTTGGACTTACTGCGTTGTGGAGAACGCGGACATCAAGCAAACCATTCGGGAAATTGTGGAGCAGGAGGAGTTCATCAACTACAGCCAGCGGATGCATTTGCAGTGGGTCACTGACCTTCGACCCCTGCAAACCAACCACGTCAAGGAGTACCTCACAGATGCCCCGTATCTTGTATTGATTTTTAAGCAGACCTATGGACTAACGGGGACCGGAAAGCGGAAGAGGCACTACTACAATGAGATATCGACTTCGATTTCGGCTGGAATCCTTCTGTGTGCCCTTCAAGCTGCAGGACTCTCATCTCTGGTCACAACTCCCTTGAACTGCGGTCCTGCTCTAAGAAACCTCCTCCAGCGCCCCGTAAATGAAAAATTACTCATTCTATTGCCCGTTGGGTATCCAAAAGACGACTGCACAGTGCCGGATCTGGAGAGGAAGATCTTATCGGACTTTATGATTACTTTTTAA
- the emei gene encoding transmembrane protein 161B, with the protein MAVLGAQLVITLVMVSVIQKLSPHYSFAKWILCRTGLHRYLHPTDDELRSRGGVPKEKPPKGGRNKQANGSGTGGSGQFHIPRSIEVELQTSPVLERDVIHLRYFTEYQWLLDFSVYTGIVYVVSELFHFYYPLRQEINLSMVWCLLVIFFALKLLSSLTVLYFQSEESIGERSMVIVACLVYLLVAMIVLIVDERILETGLEDAYASFNASASKFLTEQGLPSSGPASKIVVKFFLAMGCGLLGSLFTFPGLRMAKMHWDSLKYCRGNKLLQVLLNLSFVLPFILVILWIRPISRDYLTVRVFQGMQQPLLKPHVFETLRLLLVILVVVVRFALMPIYLQSYLNLAHDKILDLRKEAGRITNVEFKQKISSIFYYLCVVTLQFAAPLILCLYLTLMYKSLGGFSWAGIFRESGVLQHECAASEVEPAGAGGAVSEGDGDFNILESAQSLQASFSSLKNVFSTEVYKGFLGFATWWSYFTLFATSSLGIVYQSYFNKT; encoded by the exons ATG GCTGTGCTGGGCGCCCAGTTGGTCATCACCTTGGTGATGGTCAGCGTCATCCAAAAGCTGAGTCCGCACTACTCCTTCGCCAAGTGGATTCTGTGCCGCACTGGCCTGCATCGCTACCTGCATCCCACCGATGACGAGCTGCGATCCCGTGGCGGAGTGCCCAAGGAGAAGCCGCCGAAGGGTGGCCGTAACAAACAGGCAAATGGGTCGGGAACTGGAGGATCTGGACAGTTCCACATACCGCGCAGCATCGAAGTGGAGCTGCAGACGTCACCGGTTCTCGAGAGGGATGTGATCCACCTGCGATACTTCACCGAATACCAGTGGCTGCTGGACTTCAGCGTCTACACTGGCATCGTCTACGTGGTTTCTGAG CTCTTCCACTTTTACTACCCACTGCGCCAGGAGATCAACCTCAGCATGGTTTGGTGCCTGCTAGTCATCTTCTTTGCCCTAAAGCTACTCTCCTCGCTCACGGTGCTCTACTTTCAAAGTGAGGAGTCAATCGGCGAGAGATCGATGGTGATTGTAGCCTGCCTGGTCTACCTGCTGGTGGCAATGATCGTGCTGATCGTGGACGAACGGATCCTGGAGACGGGACTGGAGGATGCCTATGCCAGCTTTAATGCCAGTGCTTCCAAGTTCCTCACCGAGCAGGGCCTGCCATCGTC tGGTCCCGCCTCCAAGATCGTGGTCAAGTTCTTTTTGGCGATGGGATGCGGCCTGCTCGGCTCGCTGTTTACCTTTCCCGGCTTGCGGATGGCCAAGATGCACTGGGATTCGCTGAAGTACTGCCGCGGTAATAAGCTGCTGCAAGTGCTCCTGAATCTCAGCTTCGTGCTGCCCTTCATCCTGGTCATCCTGTGGATACGCCCCATTAGCCGCGACTACTTGACGGTGCGCGTGTTCCAGGGAATGCAACAGCCACT ATTAAAGCCACACGTGTTCGAGACCCTTCGCCTGCTGTTGGTGATCCTAGTGGTTGTGGTCCGCTTTGCCCTGATGCCCATATATCTGCAGTCGTACCTGAATCTAGCCCACGACAAGATCCTGGATCTGCGCAAGGAGGCCGGTCGGATCACCAATGTTGAGTTTAAGCAGAAG ATCTCGTCGATTTTCTACTATCTGTGTGTTGTGACCCTGCAATTTGCTGCCCCTTTGATTCTGTGCCTTTATCTCACGCTTATGTACAAGAGTCTAGGCGGCTTCAGTTGGGCGGGAATCTTCCGGGAAAGCGGCGTCCTGCAACACGAATGTGCAGCAAGCGAAGTGGAGCCAGCGGGAGCTGGTGGTGCAGTGTCTGAAGGAGATGGTGATTTTAATATCCTCGAGTCGGCGCAATCTCTGCAGGCTTCTTTCAGCAGCCTGAAAAAT GTTTTTTCCACAGAGGTGTACAAGGGTTTTCTGGGCTTTGCCACCTGGTGGAGCTACTTTACGTTGTTCGCCACTTCATCCCTGGGCATTGTCTACCAGTCATATTTCAACAAGACCTAA